One window of Amaranthus tricolor cultivar Red isolate AtriRed21 chromosome 13, ASM2621246v1, whole genome shotgun sequence genomic DNA carries:
- the LOC130798421 gene encoding protein TIFY 4B-like isoform X1, translating to MNTTMSTMASTATMTAVAKSVLDKPLHELTEDDITQLTREDCRRYLKDKGMRRPSWNKSQAIQQVISLKSLLEPSPPANSNSNAAALKSALVRPPNVPSYNTVNSNSPELSPDADGSVSVSAVGEDGAPNNPPATSSSEPIAIGDGECRTNLIDSRPLSLRGTDASQLSFDQMTIFYSGKVNVYDGIPVDKQALALTRLAASPNQFSQDEPNAGNSSCWSVPCQFPTSNLKYNVSTQDGAVAQSMLHGKMAEPIQHCKSDGSINYEQDVEGQTNRQVSLQRYFEKRKDRGKFKMKRKIGSSPSGLEMYLNQQMRTPGINGQTSRNNSISVSQLGIPCPSYGVVDKEQKNLGLSVDLNDKA from the exons ATGAACACTACAATGTCGACAATGGCGTCGACGGCTACAATGACGGCTGTCGCTAAATCAGTGTTGGATAAACCGTTACATGAGCTTACTGAAGACGACATCACCCAGCTTACTCGCGAAGATTGTCGCCGTTATCTCAAAGATAAAG GTATGCGAAGACCTTCTTGGAATAAATCTCAAGCGATTCAACAAGTTATTTCTCTCAAATCTTTGCTCGAACCTTCTCCTCCTGCTAATTCCAATTCAAATGCTGCTGCTCTTAAATCTGCGCTTGTTCGTCCCCCAAATGTTCCTTCTTATAATACT GTGAATTCAAATTCCCCGGAATTAAGTCCTGACGCTGATGGATCAGTATCGGTATCCGCCGTTGGAGAGGATGGAGCTCCAAATAATCCACCTGCTACATCCAGTTCTGAACCTATTGCTATTGGAGATGGGGAATGTCGTACTAATCTCATCGACTCCAGACCATTATCTCTCag GGGTACAGATGCATCACAATTGTCTTTTGATCAAATGACAATCTTTTACAGTGGCAAAGTCAATGTTTATGATGGAATTCCGGTTGATAAG CAGGCACTGGCGCTAACACGTCTTGCCGCAAGCCCTAACCAGTTTTCTCAGGATGAGCCAAATGCTGGAAACTCTTCTTGCTGGAGCGTTCCATGCCAATTTCCCACATCAAATCTTAAATACAATGTGTCTACTCAAGATGGAGCCGTTGCACAGTCCATGTTGCATG GGAAGATGGCGGAACCTATTCAGCATTGTAAATCAGATGGGAGCATTAATTACGAACAAG ATGTTGAAGGGCAGACAAACAGACAGGTCTCACTGCAGAGGTACTTTGAGAAAAGAAAAGACAG GGGAAAATTTAAGATGAAGAGGAAGATAGGATCTTCTCCTTCTGGCTTGGAGATGTACTTAAACCAGCAGATGAGGACCCCAGGCATCAATGGACAAACTAGTCGAAATAACTCTATTTCCGTAAGCCAACTTGGTATCCCCTGCCCAAGCTATGGCGTAGTGGACAAAGAACAGAAGAATCTTGGTCTATCAGTTGATCTTAATGACAAAG CTTAG
- the LOC130798421 gene encoding protein TIFY 4B-like isoform X2 translates to MNTTMSTMASTATMTAVAKSVLDKPLHELTEDDITQLTREDCRRYLKDKGMRRPSWNKSQAIQQVISLKSLLEPSPPANSNSNAAALKSALVRPPNVPSYNTVNSNSPELSPDADGSVSVSAVGEDGAPNNPPATSSSEPIAIGDGECRTNLIDSRPLSLRGTDASQLSFDQMTIFYSGKVNVYDGIPVDKALALTRLAASPNQFSQDEPNAGNSSCWSVPCQFPTSNLKYNVSTQDGAVAQSMLHGKMAEPIQHCKSDGSINYEQDVEGQTNRQVSLQRYFEKRKDRGKFKMKRKIGSSPSGLEMYLNQQMRTPGINGQTSRNNSISVSQLGIPCPSYGVVDKEQKNLGLSVDLNDKA, encoded by the exons ATGAACACTACAATGTCGACAATGGCGTCGACGGCTACAATGACGGCTGTCGCTAAATCAGTGTTGGATAAACCGTTACATGAGCTTACTGAAGACGACATCACCCAGCTTACTCGCGAAGATTGTCGCCGTTATCTCAAAGATAAAG GTATGCGAAGACCTTCTTGGAATAAATCTCAAGCGATTCAACAAGTTATTTCTCTCAAATCTTTGCTCGAACCTTCTCCTCCTGCTAATTCCAATTCAAATGCTGCTGCTCTTAAATCTGCGCTTGTTCGTCCCCCAAATGTTCCTTCTTATAATACT GTGAATTCAAATTCCCCGGAATTAAGTCCTGACGCTGATGGATCAGTATCGGTATCCGCCGTTGGAGAGGATGGAGCTCCAAATAATCCACCTGCTACATCCAGTTCTGAACCTATTGCTATTGGAGATGGGGAATGTCGTACTAATCTCATCGACTCCAGACCATTATCTCTCag GGGTACAGATGCATCACAATTGTCTTTTGATCAAATGACAATCTTTTACAGTGGCAAAGTCAATGTTTATGATGGAATTCCGGTTGATAAG GCACTGGCGCTAACACGTCTTGCCGCAAGCCCTAACCAGTTTTCTCAGGATGAGCCAAATGCTGGAAACTCTTCTTGCTGGAGCGTTCCATGCCAATTTCCCACATCAAATCTTAAATACAATGTGTCTACTCAAGATGGAGCCGTTGCACAGTCCATGTTGCATG GGAAGATGGCGGAACCTATTCAGCATTGTAAATCAGATGGGAGCATTAATTACGAACAAG ATGTTGAAGGGCAGACAAACAGACAGGTCTCACTGCAGAGGTACTTTGAGAAAAGAAAAGACAG GGGAAAATTTAAGATGAAGAGGAAGATAGGATCTTCTCCTTCTGGCTTGGAGATGTACTTAAACCAGCAGATGAGGACCCCAGGCATCAATGGACAAACTAGTCGAAATAACTCTATTTCCGTAAGCCAACTTGGTATCCCCTGCCCAAGCTATGGCGTAGTGGACAAAGAACAGAAGAATCTTGGTCTATCAGTTGATCTTAATGACAAAG CTTAG
- the LOC130798422 gene encoding UDP-glycosyltransferase 89B2, translating into MADNQKTHILIIPYPAQGHIIPLLDLIHNLASTSKLTITIVITPKNLPLISPLVSLFPFIVTPLVLPFPSYHGIPQGKENTKDLPPASFKQIMPAFAKLMDPLRHWFESHPSPPVAIISDIFLGWTHNFSLQLGIHRIVFSPSGAFGLSVIYSLWKNMPKKKNQDQDQDQNDVVLFEDVPGCPKFPWWQLSPVFRSYVEGDADSDFIKQGFWDDMASWGLLINSFDDMEKIYLDHLSSSFGYDGRIWAVGPLVSQTKVENRGGSSSIEVDKLLSWLDTCQNNEVVYVSFGTQAVLTNREMEVIAEGLEKSRVRFIWSVKGQVGDHGMVPHGFEDHLSGCGLVIKGWAPQVLILKHRAVGAFLTHCGWNSVLEGVVTGVKLLAWPMGADQFSNATLIVDHLKVGTRVCEGSDMVPNSCELARILAESVNQHEISRKKIMKLQSKALESLSDNGSSSKALVSLVNKLCELKIEPKIESISKGNNNLE; encoded by the coding sequence ATGGCGGACAATCAAAAAACCCATATCTTAATAATCCCATATCCAGCACAAGGCCATATAATCCCCCTTTTAGATCTTATTCACAATCTTGCTTCTACCTCTAAACTTACAATCACCATTGTCATAACTCCCAAAAACCTTCCTCTCATATCCCCTCTTGTTTCACTCTTTCCTTTTATAGTAACCcctcttgttcttccttttccATCATACCATGGAATCCCTCAAGGAAAGGAGAATACAAAAGATCTTCCTCCTGCAAGTTTTAAGCAAATAATGCCTGCTTTTGCTAAACTTATGGATCCGTTACGTCACTGGTTCGAATCTCACCCCTCTCCTCCTGTAGCAATTATTTCTGATATTTTTCTTGGTTGGACCCACAATTTTTCCCTTCAATTGGGGATTCATAGAATTGTTTTTTCTCCTTCTGGGGCTTTTGGGTTGTCTGTGATTTATTCTCTATGGAAAAATATGcccaagaaaaaaaatcaagatcAAGATCAAGATCAAAATGACGTCGTTTTGTTTGAGGATGTACCTGGGTGTCCTAAGTTTCCTTGGTGGCAATTATCCCCTGTTTTTAGGTCATATGTTGAAGGGGATGCTGACTCGGATTTTATTAAACAAGGTTTTTGGGATGACATGGCAAGTTGGGGGTTGTTGATTAACTCGTTTGATGACATGGAAAAGATTTATTTGGATCATTTGAGTAGTAGTTTTGGGTATGATGGTCGAATTTGGGCTGTGGGCCCGTTGGTTTCTCAAACTAAGGTTGAAAATCGAGGTGGGTCCAGCTCGATCGAGGTGGACAAGCTTTTGAGTTGGCTTGACACATGTCAAAATAACGAGGTTGTCTATGTGTCATTTGGGACACAAGCTGTACTAACAAATCGTGAAATGGAGGTGATTGCGGAAGGATTAGAAAAGAGTAGGGTTCGATTCATATGGTCCGTTAAGGGCCAGGTTGGAGATCATGGGATGGTCCCACATGGATTTGAAGATCATTTGTCGGGTTGCGGTTTGGTTATCAAGGGTTGGGCTCCACAAGTTTTGATACTAAAGCATCGAGCTGTTGGTGCGTTTTTAACTCATTGTGGATGGAATTCAGTTTTAGAAGGGGTAGTAACTGGTGTAAAGTTGCTCGCTTGGCCAATGGGCGCAGATCAATTCTCGAATGCAACATTGATTGTGGACCATTTAAAAGTGGGGACAAGGGTGTGTGAAGGATCTGACATGGTTCCTAATTCATGTGAGTTGGCTCGAATTTTAGCTGAATCTGTAAATCAACATGAAATTAGTAGGAAAAAGATCATGAAATTACAAAGTAAGGCATTGGAGAGTTTGAGTGATAACGGGAGTTCTTCCAAGGCCTTGGTTAGTTTGGTTAACAAATTATGTGAGTTAAAGATAGAGCCTAAAATTGAAAGCATTTCCAAAGGTAACAATAATTTGGAATGA